One Nitrosopumilus piranensis genomic region harbors:
- a CDS encoding FkbM family methyltransferase has translation MNFQVELAKIIYVMIRIPLRVMGKKKRDDFLIRHNIKMSSFFLSKEIIVTKNGKKSFVRRGYDDYGIWVDDDREPSLSPYFNIGKDEIFIDVGANIGKYTIDMSYQNPKNQIISIEAHPLTYNILKRNIKLNNLKNIILFNKAVYSEKKNLTLATKNGWSSLSSLITEIRDDFNNSITVEAETLDNLISHIDDKIGLIKVDIEGAELDCLYGSKNTLQKCNKIIIEIHNKNLIPKISDILSMNGFEIKLLNNQEFVIGIKTKEE, from the coding sequence ATGAATTTTCAAGTAGAACTAGCAAAAATAATCTACGTTATGATTAGGATACCTTTACGAGTGATGGGTAAGAAAAAAAGGGATGATTTTCTGATTCGGCATAACATTAAAATGAGTAGTTTCTTTCTCTCCAAAGAAATTATAGTTACTAAAAATGGAAAAAAATCTTTTGTAAGGCGTGGATATGATGATTATGGGATTTGGGTTGATGATGATAGAGAACCATCATTATCTCCATATTTCAATATTGGCAAAGATGAAATATTCATAGATGTGGGCGCAAATATTGGAAAGTATACTATAGATATGTCATACCAAAACCCAAAAAACCAAATTATATCTATTGAAGCACATCCATTAACATATAACATTCTTAAAAGAAATATCAAATTAAATAATCTGAAAAACATTATTTTATTCAACAAAGCAGTATATAGTGAAAAAAAAAATTTGACCTTAGCAACAAAAAATGGCTGGTCTTCATTATCAAGTTTAATAACTGAAATTCGTGATGATTTTAATAATTCGATAACTGTAGAGGCTGAAACTCTTGATAATCTAATTTCTCATATTGATGATAAAATTGGATTGATAAAGGTGGATATTGAAGGCGCTGAACTTGATTGTCTATATGGATCTAAAAATACCCTACAAAAATGTAATAAAATTATCATAGAGATACACAACAAAAATCTTATTCCAAAAATTAGTGATATTCTATCTATGAATGGTTTTGAGATAAAACTTTTGAACAATCAAGAATTTGTTATTGGTATAAAAACAAAAGAAGAATAA
- the hisD gene encoding histidinol dehydrogenase, with product MKIISITNKKQFLNKIGTKNSSKYQKIVESILKDVKKNGDTALKKYEKKFGAGKISSLRVSKREIDNAYSKVSTRDISAIKLAKSRLSKAESAVKRQFKDITIKFNGTKLSKSFVPIDSVGCYVPGGSARYPSSAIMSVIPAKIAGVKRIVIVSPPDSSGNIDPLTIVAADVCGATEIYKTGGAQSIAALTYGTRTIKKVDKIVGPGGSFVTLAKYLVSNNVSIDMIAGPTELGVIIDSEGDVELAALDLISQAEHSSDTFCYALTTSNSIAKRIQSSVNSKLKNMQRSNIVKSSLESNGFIGVGKTSDIIEIANELAPEHLEIISKNVKKWNKIKNPGLILSGKNSPSSASDYLLGSNHILPTNRFGKTRGSLSVLDFVKLLTKIETSKKDLQKISKSLENFTLAEGLPNHYEAVRGRLL from the coding sequence ATGAAAATCATTTCCATTACTAACAAAAAGCAGTTTCTAAATAAAATAGGCACAAAAAACTCTTCAAAATACCAGAAAATTGTGGAATCCATTCTCAAAGATGTAAAAAAGAATGGAGACACTGCACTAAAAAAATATGAAAAAAAATTTGGTGCAGGAAAGATTTCATCATTAAGAGTTTCAAAACGTGAAATTGATAATGCATACTCTAAAGTTTCAACAAGAGACATCTCTGCAATCAAACTTGCAAAATCAAGATTATCAAAAGCAGAATCTGCAGTAAAACGTCAATTCAAAGACATTACAATAAAATTCAATGGAACAAAACTCTCAAAGTCATTTGTTCCTATTGATAGTGTAGGATGTTATGTTCCAGGTGGCTCAGCAAGATATCCAAGTTCTGCTATAATGTCAGTTATTCCTGCAAAAATTGCTGGTGTAAAAAGAATTGTTATAGTATCTCCACCTGATTCTTCAGGTAATATCGATCCATTAACAATTGTAGCAGCTGATGTTTGTGGAGCAACTGAAATTTATAAAACTGGTGGTGCGCAATCTATTGCAGCATTAACATACGGAACGCGTACTATCAAAAAGGTAGACAAGATTGTTGGACCGGGTGGTTCATTTGTAACCTTGGCAAAATATCTAGTTAGTAATAATGTATCAATAGATATGATAGCAGGACCAACTGAACTAGGAGTTATTATTGATTCAGAAGGAGATGTTGAACTTGCAGCATTAGATCTTATTTCTCAAGCAGAACACTCTTCAGATACTTTTTGTTATGCACTGACTACCTCAAACTCAATTGCAAAGAGGATTCAATCCAGTGTAAACTCTAAACTCAAAAATATGCAGCGTTCAAATATTGTAAAGTCTAGTCTTGAATCAAATGGATTCATTGGTGTTGGCAAGACATCTGACATTATTGAAATTGCAAATGAACTGGCACCTGAACACTTGGAAATTATCAGTAAAAATGTCAAAAAGTGGAATAAAATAAAAAATCCAGGCTTGATTTTGTCAGGAAAAAACAGCCCATCTTCAGCTAGTGATTATTTACTAGGTTCAAATCACATCTTGCCCACAAACAGATTTGGTAAAACTCGAGGTTCTTTATCTGTTCTAGACTTTGTAAAACTCTTAACTAAAATAGAAACTAGCAAAAAAGATTTACAGAAAATATCAAAATCTTTGGAGAATTTTACTTTAGCAGAAGGATTGCCAAATCACTATGAGGCAGTTAGAGGTAGATTGCTATGA
- the hisC gene encoding histidinol-phosphate transaminase: MKNTWYAKKLEEYAKIGGYKKPEKFDDVLKLDSNENFVINKKFQQDVISYARANSDVREYPLGGVEKLVSKLSKYLKVPEKMIGVGNGSDQILDLFLANLASKKTRILTSDPTFGFFEERCKLYGIPCTKIPFSSDMKLDIEKFNANLKKCQILYLDSPNNPTGFQFSKNKLESLIKKFDGLVIIDEAYGEFGDSSTVSLTKKYDNLIVVKTFSKAFGLAGLRLGYFVANKKIVEVFNQVLQYPYPLNTLAIEAGIASLEKVDQMREAAEIIKSERKKIIVNLRKYDAFTVFDSNANFVLFDAKGADKRVFAALVEQGISIRKLGKIGSHLGCLRVTVGTKEMNSKFLLAIRDLLG, from the coding sequence ATGAAAAATACGTGGTATGCAAAAAAACTAGAAGAATATGCAAAGATAGGTGGTTACAAAAAACCTGAGAAATTTGATGATGTATTAAAACTGGATTCTAATGAGAACTTTGTAATAAACAAAAAATTTCAGCAAGATGTCATTTCTTATGCTAGAGCAAATTCTGATGTTAGAGAATACCCCTTAGGTGGAGTTGAAAAACTAGTATCTAAACTATCAAAATATCTTAAAGTTCCTGAAAAAATGATTGGTGTTGGAAATGGTTCTGATCAAATCTTGGATTTATTTTTAGCAAACTTAGCATCCAAAAAAACTAGGATTCTAACATCAGATCCAACATTTGGATTCTTTGAAGAAAGATGTAAACTATATGGAATTCCTTGTACCAAGATCCCATTCTCATCAGATATGAAACTAGATATTGAAAAATTCAATGCTAACTTGAAAAAATGTCAAATCCTTTACTTGGACTCTCCAAATAATCCAACTGGATTTCAATTCTCAAAAAATAAACTAGAATCTTTGATCAAAAAATTCGATGGATTAGTAATTATCGATGAAGCATATGGTGAGTTTGGTGATTCATCAACTGTCTCATTAACCAAAAAATATGATAATCTTATTGTTGTCAAAACATTCTCCAAAGCATTTGGTCTTGCAGGTTTACGCCTAGGATATTTTGTTGCAAACAAGAAAATAGTTGAAGTTTTCAATCAAGTGTTACAATACCCTTATCCTCTAAACACCCTTGCAATTGAGGCCGGAATTGCTTCTCTAGAAAAAGTGGATCAAATGAGGGAGGCAGCAGAAATCATCAAAAGTGAGCGTAAGAAAATCATTGTGAATCTACGTAAATATGATGCATTTACTGTCTTTGATTCCAACGCTAATTTTGTGTTATTTGATGCAAAAGGCGCAGATAAGCGTGTTTTTGCTGCACTAGTCGAACAAGGAATTTCCATACGTAAACTAGGGAAGATTGGTTCTCATCTAGGATGTTTACGTGTTACAGTTGGAACCAAAGAAATGAATTCTAAATTTCTTTTAGCAATACGTGATCTTTTAGGATAA
- a CDS encoding imidazoleglycerol-phosphate dehydratase: MKKRSSKIKRETKETDVSVTVSIDGNGKTSVFTGVNFVDHLITAFGKHAMLDLTVKAKSKDNIVHHLIEDTAITIGNAIDKALGNRAGVTRFSYASVPMDESLAEASVDLVKRPFYKLTLSIKRTKIEDVSKEDLEHFFQSLLQNLNSCIHLTVKYGDNDHHKVEAAIKSLAVAFRIACSKDSKQKGIPSTKGAM; encoded by the coding sequence ATGAAAAAACGCTCAAGTAAAATCAAACGCGAAACTAAAGAAACAGACGTTTCAGTTACAGTTAGCATTGATGGTAATGGAAAAACTAGTGTATTTACTGGTGTAAACTTTGTTGATCACCTAATCACTGCATTTGGGAAACATGCAATGTTGGATTTAACAGTGAAAGCAAAATCAAAAGACAATATTGTACACCATTTAATTGAAGACACTGCAATTACAATTGGAAATGCAATTGATAAAGCACTGGGAAATAGAGCAGGTGTTACAAGATTTAGCTATGCATCAGTACCAATGGATGAATCACTAGCTGAAGCTTCAGTGGATTTGGTGAAAAGACCATTTTACAAATTAACTTTGTCTATAAAGAGAACAAAGATTGAAGATGTATCAAAAGAAGATCTTGAACACTTTTTCCAATCTTTACTACAGAACCTAAACAGCTGTATCCACCTTACTGTAAAGTATGGAGATAATGATCATCACAAGGTAGAGGCAGCAATAAAATCTCTGGCAGTAGCATTTAGAATTGCATGTTCTAAAGACTCAAAACAAAAAGGAATTCCCAGTACAAAAGGCGCAATGTAA
- a CDS encoding hydroxymethylglutaryl-CoA reductase, degradative: MPDSSIPKFFEKSRKERLDVIKNFANLSDDDIKSLELPYGGITFDKADKMVENAFGIFSLPLGVATNFKINNKDYLVPMVIEEPSVIAAASKAAKLARPKGGFAVTSDESYSIGQIQVLCTDIDNAISKIMENTQEILEIANSKSNTLSKMGKGAKEIICKKLDTDFEPMLIVELLIDVGDAMGANVTNTMCEGVAPLIEKLTGGKTLLRILSNYSTRRMVKATVIFDKESIGGEEVVDNMIRAYQFAKHDVYRAVTHNKGIMNGIIAVSNATGQDSRAIEAAANAYAARSGQYRSLSEWQKDSDGNLVGTLEIPLSVGIVGGIINVHPIAKICTKILGVESAKEMACIITATGLAQNFSAMRALATDGIQKGHMRLHARNLASAAGATTEQIDKIVSKMIEENNISVNRAKELLEQN, from the coding sequence ATGCCTGATTCATCAATTCCAAAATTTTTTGAAAAATCAAGAAAAGAAAGACTAGATGTTATCAAAAATTTTGCAAATCTATCAGACGATGACATTAAATCACTTGAGTTACCTTATGGTGGAATTACATTTGACAAAGCAGATAAGATGGTAGAAAATGCATTTGGAATATTTTCGCTTCCATTAGGTGTTGCAACTAATTTCAAAATCAACAATAAGGATTACCTTGTTCCTATGGTGATTGAAGAACCTTCTGTGATTGCAGCAGCATCAAAAGCAGCCAAGCTTGCAAGACCCAAAGGTGGATTTGCAGTGACATCTGATGAATCTTACAGTATAGGGCAGATTCAAGTTTTATGTACAGATATTGATAATGCTATTTCTAAAATTATGGAAAACACTCAAGAGATTCTAGAAATAGCTAATTCAAAAAGCAATACTCTTTCTAAGATGGGAAAAGGAGCAAAAGAAATCATCTGCAAAAAACTTGATACAGATTTTGAACCAATGTTAATAGTTGAACTATTAATTGATGTAGGTGATGCAATGGGTGCAAATGTGACCAATACTATGTGTGAAGGTGTTGCACCATTAATTGAAAAATTAACTGGGGGAAAAACACTTCTTAGAATATTATCTAACTATTCTACAAGACGTATGGTAAAGGCAACTGTTATCTTTGATAAAGAATCAATTGGTGGAGAAGAAGTTGTAGATAATATGATCCGTGCATATCAATTTGCAAAACATGATGTGTATAGGGCAGTAACTCACAACAAAGGAATCATGAATGGAATTATTGCAGTATCTAATGCTACTGGACAAGATAGTCGTGCAATCGAGGCTGCAGCAAATGCCTATGCTGCACGCTCTGGACAATATCGTTCATTGTCTGAATGGCAAAAAGATTCTGATGGAAATCTTGTTGGAACTTTGGAAATTCCATTATCTGTTGGAATTGTTGGTGGGATCATTAATGTTCATCCTATTGCAAAAATATGCACAAAAATTCTAGGTGTAGAATCTGCAAAAGAGATGGCATGTATAATTACTGCAACAGGATTGGCTCAGAACTTTAGTGCAATGAGAGCACTTGCAACTGATGGAATTCAGAAAGGACACATGAGACTGCATGCAAGAAATCTAGCATCTGCCGCAGGTGCCACCACTGAGCAGATTGATAAGATAGTTTCTAAGATGATTGAAGAAAATAACATTTCAGTAAATAGAGCAAAAGAGTTGCTTGAACAAAATTAA
- a CDS encoding PQQ-dependent sugar dehydrogenase: MDKKISAAVVVIAVVFSIFVLTSPSDPIPLPEPNSNSKSDSVIILAENLDKPRSIAVSDNRIFVTEKDGFIRVIENDKQLESPLAALRSANVFDGGLLGITLHPNFLDNNYIYVFLTYEENGNLWNKILRITESENKLKDAETIFDKIPGSSFTNGGFIKFGPDEKLYVGTGTVSDSSHLPQDLNSLSGKILRLNDDGTIPEDNPFSNSPVYSLGHRNPQGMTWDDNGNLYVAEFGPEKNDEINVILAGKNYGWPEQQCSGGTNFENALLCYDPSIEPGGILFYTGDKFDFEFPFIMASMRASNLYQVDFEEGLSSQKSILSGIGRVRDVVQGPDGYLYVITSNTDGKGFPDANDDKLLRILK; encoded by the coding sequence ATGGATAAAAAAATTTCAGCTGCAGTAGTTGTTATTGCTGTTGTATTTTCAATATTTGTTTTAACATCTCCATCTGATCCTATTCCATTACCCGAACCCAATTCTAATTCTAAGAGTGATTCAGTAATAATTTTAGCAGAAAATCTGGATAAACCTCGTTCTATTGCAGTATCTGATAATCGAATTTTTGTAACAGAAAAAGATGGTTTCATTCGAGTTATTGAAAATGATAAACAATTAGAATCTCCTCTTGCTGCATTACGTTCAGCTAATGTCTTTGATGGAGGGCTATTGGGAATTACGTTACATCCAAATTTTTTAGATAATAATTATATCTATGTATTTTTGACTTATGAAGAAAATGGAAATTTATGGAATAAAATCTTACGAATAACTGAATCTGAAAATAAACTTAAAGATGCAGAAACAATTTTTGACAAAATACCTGGTTCTTCTTTTACAAATGGAGGATTTATCAAATTTGGACCTGATGAAAAATTGTACGTAGGAACTGGTACTGTATCTGATTCCTCACATTTGCCACAAGATCTTAACTCCTTGTCTGGAAAAATTTTAAGACTAAATGATGATGGAACCATTCCAGAAGATAACCCATTTTCAAATTCCCCTGTTTATTCATTAGGGCACAGAAATCCTCAAGGAATGACGTGGGATGATAATGGAAACTTGTATGTTGCAGAATTTGGACCTGAAAAAAATGATGAAATTAATGTAATTTTAGCAGGTAAAAATTATGGTTGGCCTGAACAGCAATGTTCAGGAGGTACTAATTTTGAAAATGCTCTTCTCTGTTATGATCCAAGTATAGAACCTGGGGGAATTTTATTTTACACTGGTGATAAATTTGATTTTGAATTTCCATTCATTATGGCATCAATGAGGGCATCAAATTTGTATCAGGTAGATTTTGAAGAAGGACTAAGTTCTCAAAAATCCATACTTAGTGGAATTGGACGTGTTCGTGATGTGGTTCAGGGACCCGATGGATATCTTTACGTGATTACCTCTAACACTGATGGAAAAGGTTTTCCAGATGCTAATGATGATAAATTATTGAGGATATTAAAGTAA
- the hisH gene encoding imidazole glycerol phosphate synthase subunit HisH, with translation MTKIAIFDYGAGNIFSLKNALEKQNATVEVQTQADTLTGYDGIFLPGVGNFDPAIQSINRNSVDFLKVVGETPVFGICLGMEMFFEKSQEGKERGLGIISGDVVVLPDTLKVPHMGWNALEIKKESKILEGVENNSWVYFVHSYRVNPATQDVVVAESDYDIKVPAIVQKDNYFGTQFHPEKSGDVGALMLKNFLRECSK, from the coding sequence ATGACAAAAATTGCAATATTTGATTATGGGGCTGGAAATATTTTCAGCCTTAAAAATGCATTAGAAAAACAAAACGCAACAGTTGAGGTACAAACTCAAGCTGACACTCTAACAGGATACGATGGAATCTTTTTGCCAGGGGTCGGAAATTTTGATCCTGCAATACAAAGCATAAATCGTAATTCTGTAGATTTTCTTAAAGTTGTTGGTGAAACCCCTGTATTTGGAATATGCCTAGGCATGGAGATGTTCTTTGAGAAAAGCCAAGAGGGAAAAGAAAGAGGTCTTGGAATAATTAGTGGTGATGTTGTTGTTCTGCCTGATACTCTAAAAGTTCCACATATGGGATGGAATGCACTTGAGATAAAAAAAGAAAGTAAAATTCTTGAAGGGGTAGAAAACAATTCTTGGGTTTACTTTGTACACTCGTACAGAGTAAATCCTGCAACACAAGATGTTGTAGTTGCTGAATCTGATTATGATATCAAAGTTCCAGCTATCGTTCAAAAAGATAATTATTTTGGAACTCAATTCCACCCAGAAAAGTCAGGTGATGTTGGTGCACTAATGCTAAAGAATTTCTTACGAGAGTGTTCCAAATGA
- the hisG gene encoding ATP phosphoribosyltransferase has translation MSEVRFAIPKGSLEEATFKLLERAWTKVNRKNRTYRVYLDDPKIVVKMLRPQEIPTLVNEGLYDVGITGKDWVGETKADVEPILDLEYGKIRLVIAFPDNYRYKNLDAMIADYAKKKKTLRISSEYLTTASRFIKNCKSYKKYFGNKDPQIVTPWLRIGTNKSVQIHLSFGATEAKPPEDVDAIMDVTETGTTLQQNKLKIVDEVLTSTAHLIVNKKSLKDKAKREKIFDIVTLMRGAVHGKKYLHIYLNVEEKNLPNMLKQISSLKKPTISPLSEDGWYGVNTVIKKSEFHKIIPKLRKIAQGLVVHEPRQILELEEIKRDEEN, from the coding sequence ATGTCCGAAGTAAGATTTGCAATTCCTAAGGGAAGTTTAGAGGAGGCTACATTCAAGCTCTTGGAACGAGCATGGACTAAGGTAAATCGTAAGAATAGAACTTACAGAGTATATCTTGACGATCCAAAAATTGTTGTAAAGATGCTAAGACCTCAAGAGATCCCAACTCTAGTTAATGAAGGATTATACGATGTAGGGATTACTGGAAAAGATTGGGTTGGTGAAACAAAAGCTGATGTCGAACCAATTTTAGATTTAGAATATGGAAAGATTCGACTTGTAATTGCATTTCCTGATAATTATCGATACAAAAATCTAGATGCTATGATTGCCGATTATGCAAAAAAGAAAAAGACTCTTAGAATTTCTTCTGAATATCTTACAACTGCATCTCGTTTTATCAAGAACTGCAAGTCTTACAAGAAATACTTTGGAAACAAAGATCCACAAATTGTTACTCCTTGGCTACGTATTGGAACTAACAAATCAGTTCAAATTCATCTATCATTTGGGGCAACAGAGGCAAAACCCCCAGAAGATGTGGATGCAATTATGGATGTGACTGAAACTGGAACTACATTACAACAAAATAAACTCAAAATTGTAGATGAAGTTCTAACTTCAACTGCACACTTGATAGTAAACAAAAAATCACTTAAAGACAAAGCAAAACGAGAAAAGATTTTTGATATTGTAACTTTGATGCGAGGAGCAGTACATGGCAAAAAATATCTGCACATTTACCTAAATGTTGAAGAGAAGAATTTACCAAATATGCTAAAACAAATCTCATCATTGAAAAAGCCAACAATTAGTCCACTAAGTGAAGATGGTTGGTATGGAGTCAATACTGTAATCAAAAAGTCTGAATTTCACAAAATAATTCCTAAATTACGAAAGATTGCACAAGGATTAGTAGTACATGAACCACGACAAATCTTGGAACTTGAGGAGATCAAACGTGATGAAGAAAATTGA
- a CDS encoding glycosyltransferase, with translation MEVTVIVPAKNEEKNIFHSIKSLLDQTIKPLKIIIVLDRCTDNTEKIVDELINKNKGIIKIIKKSTKYPKTIIKAYCIAETINVGLEKAKPFSEFIMIANADSIFSKDYLKECLNIFTNDEKCGMVGFAHYSNISGSGYLIRSSILPNLNNQIKECAAEDTYIQFSVLNLGYSIKNLKKSTVTLLRERGGNSIFERIKYSFSKGYASYTLGYSFGYELVRTIYWILKGNFSSFAIILGFTYALLKKIEKLDIASTDIVKQWQKKRINLELFKKTF, from the coding sequence ATGGAAGTTACAGTAATCGTTCCAGCTAAAAATGAAGAAAAAAATATTTTTCACTCCATTAAAAGTCTCTTAGATCAAACAATAAAACCATTAAAAATAATTATTGTATTAGATAGATGTACTGACAATACTGAAAAAATTGTTGATGAATTAATTAATAAAAATAAAGGGATAATTAAAATTATTAAAAAATCAACAAAATATCCCAAAACTATCATCAAAGCTTATTGTATAGCTGAAACAATAAATGTAGGGTTAGAAAAAGCAAAACCTTTTTCAGAATTTATAATGATTGCGAATGCAGATTCCATATTTTCTAAAGATTACCTAAAAGAATGTCTCAATATTTTTACAAATGATGAAAAATGTGGCATGGTAGGATTTGCACATTATTCAAACATTTCAGGTTCGGGATATTTGATTAGAAGTTCAATTCTTCCAAACTTGAATAATCAGATTAAGGAATGTGCTGCAGAAGATACTTACATACAATTTTCTGTGTTAAATTTAGGTTATTCAATCAAGAATTTGAAAAAATCAACAGTTACACTTTTGAGAGAAAGGGGAGGAAATTCTATTTTTGAACGGATAAAATATTCATTTTCAAAAGGATATGCATCATACACATTAGGGTATTCGTTTGGTTACGAATTAGTTAGAACAATTTATTGGATACTGAAAGGAAATTTTTCATCGTTTGCAATTATTTTGGGTTTTACTTATGCACTATTAAAAAAAATCGAAAAATTAGACATAGCATCAACAGATATTGTTAAACAATGGCAGAAAAAAAGGATTAATTTAGAATTATTCAAAAAAACATTCTAA
- the wecB gene encoding non-hydrolyzing UDP-N-acetylglucosamine 2-epimerase, whose translation MKKILLVTGTRPEIIKLAPIIKKIKNDMIFVHTGQHYDYNMSLQFIEELELPSPDFKFKLTKREPTLQISQIIKKINDVIKKINPAILCVQGDTNTVLGSSLAALKNKIPIAHVESGLRSHDWRMQEEHNRIMVDHISDLLFAATANAKKSLINENVHGKIFVTGNTVIDAIENYLPTSLKKSKIETPSEFILTTLHRAENIDNAKTLSNLCNAIIKSPIPIIFPIHPRTKSNLKKLNLYDLLKKSKNVTLISPVGYFDFLYLMKSCKFIITDSGGIQEEVTSPSIKKFALVVRKTTDRPESVKSKFAKVIGTNKENIISEIHKTNNSKLKLPRNSPYGDGHSSDQILSLIYQYLN comes from the coding sequence ATGAAAAAAATTCTTTTGGTGACTGGCACTAGACCCGAAATTATCAAATTAGCGCCTATTATAAAAAAAATCAAAAATGATATGATTTTTGTTCATACAGGTCAACACTATGATTATAATATGTCATTACAATTCATTGAAGAGTTAGAACTTCCTTCTCCTGATTTTAAATTTAAATTAACAAAAAGAGAACCTACATTACAAATTAGTCAAATCATAAAAAAAATTAATGATGTTATAAAAAAAATAAATCCTGCAATACTGTGTGTTCAAGGAGATACTAATACTGTTCTTGGTTCTTCTTTGGCTGCTTTAAAGAACAAAATTCCTATCGCACATGTGGAATCGGGATTACGAAGTCATGATTGGCGCATGCAAGAAGAACATAATAGAATTATGGTTGATCATATATCTGATTTACTTTTTGCTGCTACTGCCAATGCAAAAAAATCTCTAATAAATGAAAATGTTCATGGAAAAATTTTTGTAACCGGAAATACTGTTATTGATGCAATTGAAAATTATTTACCCACTTCATTAAAAAAATCAAAAATTGAAACACCTTCAGAATTTATACTAACAACTTTACATAGAGCAGAAAATATTGATAACGCAAAAACTTTAAGCAATTTATGTAATGCTATTATTAAATCACCTATACCAATAATATTCCCTATTCATCCTAGAACAAAATCAAATTTAAAAAAATTAAATTTGTATGATTTATTAAAAAAATCTAAAAATGTAACTTTAATTTCTCCTGTTGGCTACTTTGATTTTTTGTATCTTATGAAATCCTGTAAATTTATAATTACTGATTCTGGTGGAATACAAGAAGAAGTTACTTCTCCATCAATTAAGAAGTTTGCTCTAGTTGTACGAAAAACAACTGATAGGCCTGAATCTGTAAAATCAAAATTTGCAAAAGTGATTGGTACCAATAAAGAAAATATAATCAGTGAAATACATAAAACCAATAATTCTAAACTAAAACTGCCCCGAAATTCCCCTTATGGAGATGGGCATTCTTCTGACCAAATTTTGTCACTTATCTATCAATATCTAAATTAA
- a CDS encoding HAD-IA family hydrolase, which produces MTAQKFDSIIFDCDGVLVDITQSYDKTIDETCRYVLKEFAGIDSIVIDHKIIDGFKASGGFNDEVDLTYAAVLSLYAANKLNKEPSEFIYKVISNADKTGILSVQSYLESICDLSEILSKLGSLNDRHNNPLYSVFDQLFFGPELYKKLFGKQSRFSKEGMISNDKVILSISLLQTLQKEFGKKLAIVTGRGIESIRYSLKDMLDYFDTQSSAFLEDEPRELAKPNPVTLIRAIQSMKSKNCLYVGDSMEDYMMAKDATATGNPTTFCAIVGTSTSPEDRRKMFAESGVDMILESIDDIPKVLNLV; this is translated from the coding sequence TTGACCGCCCAAAAGTTTGATTCTATAATCTTTGATTGTGATGGAGTACTAGTTGATATTACACAATCTTATGACAAAACAATTGATGAGACTTGCAGATATGTACTCAAAGAATTTGCAGGCATTGATTCAATAGTTATTGATCACAAAATAATTGATGGATTCAAAGCATCAGGGGGATTTAATGATGAAGTTGATCTAACATATGCTGCAGTGCTGTCATTGTATGCGGCTAACAAACTAAACAAAGAACCATCTGAATTTATCTACAAAGTTATTTCAAATGCTGATAAGACTGGAATACTTTCTGTTCAATCTTATCTTGAATCAATTTGTGATCTTTCTGAAATTTTATCTAAATTAGGTTCATTAAATGATCGCCACAACAATCCTTTGTATTCTGTATTTGATCAGCTTTTTTTTGGACCAGAATTATACAAAAAATTATTTGGAAAACAATCAAGGTTTTCTAAAGAGGGAATGATCTCAAATGATAAAGTAATCTTGTCTATATCTTTATTACAAACATTACAAAAAGAGTTTGGAAAAAAACTAGCAATTGTTACAGGCAGAGGAATTGAATCTATTCGTTATTCACTAAAAGATATGCTTGATTACTTTGATACTCAAAGTTCAGCATTTTTAGAAGATGAACCAAGAGAACTTGCAAAACCAAACCCTGTAACACTAATTCGTGCCATCCAGTCTATGAAATCAAAAAACTGTCTTTATGTAGGTGACTCTATGGAAGATTATATGATGGCAAAAGACGCAACAGCAACAGGAAATCCAACCACATTTTGTGCAATTGTAGGCACAAGTACAAGTCCTGAAGACAGGCGTAAAATGTTTGCTGAGTCAGGCGTGGATATGATTCTGGAATCAATTGACGATATTCCGAAGGTATTAAATTTAGTTTGA